From the Meleagris gallopavo isolate NT-WF06-2002-E0010 breed Aviagen turkey brand Nicholas breeding stock chromosome 17, Turkey_5.1, whole genome shotgun sequence genome, one window contains:
- the COMT gene encoding catechol O-methyltransferase isoform X1: MLESSSVLLFIVFLLLFISLLCVVLIRKNGTAALIWHEIIKEKITNFIMNQSKEQRILNFVLQNAVRGDPCSVMETIDKYCSEKEWAMNVGDVKGVILDKTVEEINPKVALELGTYCGYSAVRIARLLKAGSRLLTVEFNPEFAAIAKQMIEFAGVQDKVKLLEGPSEVIIPQLKKKYEVDTLDFVFLDHWKDRYAPDTILLQECSLLRKGSVLLADNIIFPGAPEFVKYIRNNPRFQCRTYPSHLEYMKVQDAMEKAVFLG; the protein is encoded by the exons atgCTGGAGAGCTCTTCAGTCCTTTTGTTCAttgtcttccttctgcttttcatttcgTTGCTCTGCGTGGTACTCATCAGGAAAAATGGCACTGCTGCCCTGATCTGGCATGAAATAATCAAGGAGAAAATAACCAATTTCATCATGAATCAGAGCAAAGAACAGAGGATTTTAAATTTTGTGTTGCAGAATGCAGTCCGAGGAGACCCCTGTAGCGTGATGGAAACTATAGATAAATACTGCTCTGAGAAAGAGTGGGCCATGAACGTGGGTGATGTAAAAG gCGTAATTCTGGACAAGACAGTGGAAGAAATCAATCCTAAAGTTGCACTGGAGCTGGGAACATACTGTGGCTACTCAGCTGTTAGGATTGCTCGGCTGCTGAAAGCAGGTTCTCGTCTTCTCACTGTGGAGTTCAACCCAGAATTTGCTGCTATAGCTAAACAGATGATTGAGTTTGCTGGAGTACAAGATAAG GTAAAACTCCTAGAAGGCCCTTCAGAGGTAATTATCccccagctgaaaaaaaaatatgaagtggATACTCTGGATTTTGTCTTCTTGGACCACTGGAAAGACAGATATGCACCAGACACCATCCTGCTTCAG GAATGCAGCTTGCTGAGGAAGGGCTCAGTTCTTCTGGCTGACAATATCATCTTCCCAGGAGCTCCTGAATTTGTTAAATATATCCGCAACAACCCCCGTTTCCAATGCAGGACGTACCCATCTCATCTGGAATATATGAAAGTGCAGGATGCTATGGAAAAGGCTGTGTTTTTGGGATAA
- the COMT gene encoding catechol O-methyltransferase isoform X2: MMLESSSVLLFIVFLLLFISLLCVVLIRKNGTAALIWHEIIKEKITNFIMNQSKEQRILNFVLQNAVRGDPCSVMETIDKYCSEKEWAMNVGDVKGVILDKTVEEINPKVALELGTYCGYSAVRIARLLKAGSRLLTVEFNPEFAAIAKQMIEFAGVQDKVKLLEGPSEVIIPQLKKKYEVDTLDFVFLDHWKDRYAPDTILLQECSLLRKGSVLLADNIIFPGAPEFVKYIRNNPRFQCRTYPSHLEYMKVQDAMEKAVFLG; this comes from the exons ATG atgCTGGAGAGCTCTTCAGTCCTTTTGTTCAttgtcttccttctgcttttcatttcgTTGCTCTGCGTGGTACTCATCAGGAAAAATGGCACTGCTGCCCTGATCTGGCATGAAATAATCAAGGAGAAAATAACCAATTTCATCATGAATCAGAGCAAAGAACAGAGGATTTTAAATTTTGTGTTGCAGAATGCAGTCCGAGGAGACCCCTGTAGCGTGATGGAAACTATAGATAAATACTGCTCTGAGAAAGAGTGGGCCATGAACGTGGGTGATGTAAAAG gCGTAATTCTGGACAAGACAGTGGAAGAAATCAATCCTAAAGTTGCACTGGAGCTGGGAACATACTGTGGCTACTCAGCTGTTAGGATTGCTCGGCTGCTGAAAGCAGGTTCTCGTCTTCTCACTGTGGAGTTCAACCCAGAATTTGCTGCTATAGCTAAACAGATGATTGAGTTTGCTGGAGTACAAGATAAG GTAAAACTCCTAGAAGGCCCTTCAGAGGTAATTATCccccagctgaaaaaaaaatatgaagtggATACTCTGGATTTTGTCTTCTTGGACCACTGGAAAGACAGATATGCACCAGACACCATCCTGCTTCAG GAATGCAGCTTGCTGAGGAAGGGCTCAGTTCTTCTGGCTGACAATATCATCTTCCCAGGAGCTCCTGAATTTGTTAAATATATCCGCAACAACCCCCGTTTCCAATGCAGGACGTACCCATCTCATCTGGAATATATGAAAGTGCAGGATGCTATGGAAAAGGCTGTGTTTTTGGGATAA